One genomic window of Acidovorax radicis includes the following:
- a CDS encoding MBL fold metallo-hydrolase translates to MLQYLTVPVTAFQQNASLVWCDATQKAAVIDPGGDLDKLLSEAKRLGVRLEQIWLTHAHIDHAGGAGELAQRLQLPIVGPHPGDQFWIDGLPEQSAMFGFPPAQPFTPTRWLADGDQVQIGNETLKVRHCPGHTPGHVVFHAPQIDRAFVGDVLFAGSIGRTDFPQGNHQDLIDSIVQRLWPMGDQTVFIPGHGPESTFGRERQNNPYVGGT, encoded by the coding sequence ATGCTGCAATACCTCACCGTCCCCGTTACCGCCTTTCAACAGAACGCCTCCCTGGTTTGGTGTGACGCCACCCAGAAAGCCGCCGTCATCGACCCGGGCGGCGACCTGGACAAGCTGCTGTCAGAAGCCAAACGCCTGGGCGTGCGCCTGGAGCAGATCTGGCTCACCCACGCCCACATCGACCACGCCGGAGGCGCGGGCGAACTGGCCCAACGCCTGCAGTTGCCCATCGTCGGTCCGCACCCGGGCGATCAATTCTGGATCGATGGCTTGCCCGAACAAAGCGCGATGTTCGGTTTTCCGCCCGCGCAGCCGTTCACGCCCACACGCTGGCTGGCGGACGGTGACCAGGTGCAGATCGGCAACGAAACGCTGAAGGTGCGCCACTGCCCCGGCCACACGCCCGGGCACGTGGTCTTTCACGCGCCGCAAATCGACCGGGCCTTTGTGGGTGACGTGTTGTTTGCGGGCAGCATTGGCCGCACCGACTTTCCACAGGGCAACCATCAGGACCTGATTGACAGCATCGTGCAGCGCCTGTGGCCCATGGGCGACCAGACCGTGTTCATCCCCGGGCATGGGCCAGAAAGCACGTTTGGGAGGGAGCGCCAGAACAACCCTTACGTGGGCGGCACCTAA
- a CDS encoding GspE/PulE family protein, with the protein MPTSTTATSTPSTFFEPQDAEALWKLVSTPHPLVGKARHLGEALVNADMVATDALMAGLQTQQAERKAGVQRLIGQILVDQGHLSQDQLREAIASWLGDYVVHPQYLLPDAPALALVPRNVAERESVLPLLARDDALVVLMADPGDRALLDELRFLTQRRVVPLQAAPGTLLPAIAKAYSVHPAGPAAPSGLAGNGTHLPPSAARATSKELLLNLGNTSPDNDTTEADVVTESDNTLVRLINSIIEEAIAHRASDIHIETEAAPQNVRVRLRIDGDLVPYLELSSRFRYAMVARIKIMASMDISEHRKPQDGKIDFSRFGGPPVELRVVTVPTSRGLEDVVLRLLAGAKPLPLDHIGLSPSNLAVMREVVQKSYGLVLVVGPTGCGKTTTLHSVIRDINTAGRKIWTAEDPIEITQSGLRQVQVNPRIGWTFAAAMRTFLRADPDVIMIGEMRDEETARIAIEASLTGHLVLSTLHTNSAPESIARLLEIGLDPFNFSDSLLAILAQRLVRRLCTGCREPWTADNDTLQTMAAQYLESSSANTDAARAAQVERWRNSHGNEKGEVTLWRHKGCSQCEQHGYHGRLGIHELMLSNEAIRQHIRRRASASDIRLSALADGMLTLRQDGIEKVLQGLTDMSEVVAATNL; encoded by the coding sequence ATGCCCACATCGACGACAGCCACCAGCACACCTTCGACGTTTTTCGAGCCCCAAGATGCGGAAGCCCTCTGGAAACTGGTCAGCACGCCCCACCCGCTGGTGGGCAAGGCCCGGCACCTGGGCGAGGCATTGGTCAACGCCGACATGGTGGCCACAGACGCGCTGATGGCGGGTCTGCAAACGCAACAGGCAGAACGCAAGGCGGGTGTGCAGCGCCTGATCGGCCAGATCCTGGTCGATCAGGGCCACCTGTCGCAAGACCAGCTGCGCGAGGCTATTGCATCGTGGCTGGGGGACTACGTCGTGCACCCGCAGTACCTGCTGCCCGACGCCCCTGCCCTGGCCCTGGTGCCGCGCAACGTGGCCGAGCGCGAGTCGGTGCTGCCGCTGCTGGCGCGCGATGATGCGCTGGTGGTGCTCATGGCGGACCCCGGCGACCGCGCCCTGCTCGACGAACTGCGTTTTCTCACCCAACGCCGCGTAGTCCCGCTGCAGGCGGCCCCCGGCACACTGCTACCCGCCATCGCCAAGGCCTACAGCGTGCATCCCGCAGGGCCGGCCGCCCCATCCGGTCTGGCCGGCAACGGCACCCACTTGCCCCCCTCTGCAGCGCGCGCCACGTCCAAAGAGCTTTTGCTCAACCTCGGAAACACCTCCCCCGACAACGACACCACCGAGGCGGACGTGGTGACCGAGTCCGACAACACCCTGGTGCGCCTGATCAATTCGATCATCGAGGAAGCCATCGCCCACCGTGCCTCTGACATCCATATCGAAACCGAAGCCGCGCCGCAAAACGTGCGCGTGCGCTTGCGCATCGATGGCGACCTGGTGCCTTATCTGGAGCTGTCCTCCCGGTTTCGCTACGCCATGGTGGCGCGCATCAAGATCATGGCGAGCATGGACATCTCCGAGCACCGCAAGCCGCAGGACGGCAAGATCGACTTCTCGCGTTTTGGCGGCCCCCCCGTAGAGCTGCGCGTGGTCACGGTGCCCACTTCGCGCGGGCTTGAGGATGTGGTGCTGCGCCTGCTGGCAGGTGCCAAACCACTGCCGCTGGACCACATCGGCCTGAGCCCGTCCAACCTCGCTGTCATGCGCGAGGTGGTGCAAAAGAGCTATGGACTGGTGCTGGTGGTGGGCCCCACCGGTTGCGGCAAGACCACCACGCTGCACTCGGTGATCCGCGACATCAACACCGCTGGGCGCAAGATCTGGACGGCCGAGGACCCGATAGAAATCACCCAGAGCGGTCTGCGCCAGGTGCAGGTCAACCCGCGCATTGGCTGGACCTTTGCGGCGGCCATGCGCACCTTTTTGCGTGCCGACCCTGACGTCATCATGATTGGCGAAATGCGCGACGAGGAAACCGCGCGCATTGCCATCGAGGCCTCGCTCACGGGGCACCTGGTGTTGTCTACCCTGCACACCAATTCGGCCCCCGAGAGCATTGCACGGCTGCTGGAGATCGGCCTGGACCCGTTCAACTTCTCCGACTCGTTGCTGGCCATCCTGGCCCAGCGCCTGGTCCGCCGCCTGTGCACCGGGTGCCGCGAGCCCTGGACGGCCGACAACGACACCCTGCAGACGATGGCCGCGCAGTACCTTGAAAGCAGCTCCGCCAACACCGACGCAGCGCGCGCGGCGCAAGTGGAGCGCTGGCGCAACAGCCATGGCAACGAAAAAGGCGAGGTCACGCTGTGGCGCCACAAGGGCTGCAGCCAGTGCGAACAACATGGCTACCACGGGCGCCTGGGCATTCACGAGCTGATGCTGAGCAACGAGGCGATCCGCCAGCACATCCGCCGCCGCGCCTCGGCCTCTGACATCCGCCTCTCAGCCCTTGCCGACGGCATGCTCACCCTGCGCCAGGACGGCATCGAAAAGGTGCTGCAAGGCCTGACAGACATGTCCGAAGTGGTGGCCGCCACCAATCTCTGA
- a CDS encoding exodeoxyribonuclease III, whose translation MFKLTSLNLNGIRSATSKGVESWMAATRPDCICVQEVKAQAADMANRFERLADLQGHFQFAHKKGYSGVGVYTRYEPSDVVVGYGSPEFDAEGRYVELRFDTPARKLSIISAYFPSGSSGEERQQAKFRFLAEFHPHLMQLKREREFILCGDINIAHQQIDLKNWRSNQKNSGFLPEERAWMTKLLHTTDEGGGIIDVYRQLQPSATDTAYTWWSNRGQAYANNVGWRLDYHLATPALAALARTESVYKGEKFSDHAPLTIDYSFDL comes from the coding sequence TTGTTCAAATTAACCAGCCTCAATCTCAATGGCATCCGCTCGGCCACCAGCAAGGGCGTGGAAAGCTGGATGGCAGCCACGCGGCCGGATTGTATTTGCGTACAGGAAGTCAAGGCCCAGGCGGCTGATATGGCTAACCGCTTCGAGCGCCTGGCAGACCTGCAAGGCCACTTTCAATTTGCCCACAAAAAGGGCTATTCGGGGGTAGGTGTCTACACCCGGTACGAACCCTCGGACGTGGTGGTGGGCTACGGCTCGCCCGAATTCGATGCCGAAGGCCGATATGTCGAGCTGCGTTTTGACACCCCAGCGCGCAAGCTGTCCATCATCAGTGCGTATTTTCCCAGCGGCTCATCCGGCGAAGAACGCCAGCAGGCCAAGTTCCGCTTTCTGGCCGAGTTCCACCCCCATCTCATGCAGCTCAAGCGCGAGCGCGAGTTCATCCTGTGTGGCGACATCAACATTGCGCACCAGCAAATTGATCTGAAAAACTGGCGCAGTAATCAGAAGAACAGTGGTTTTCTGCCCGAAGAACGCGCTTGGATGACAAAGTTGTTACACACAACTGACGAAGGCGGCGGCATCATAGACGTTTACCGTCAGTTACAACCTTCCGCTACGGACACCGCCTACACCTGGTGGAGCAATCGCGGCCAGGCCTATGCCAACAACGTCGGATGGCGGCTGGACTACCACCTGGCCACGCCAGCATTGGCGGCATTGGCACGCACTGAATCCGTTTACAAGGGCGAAAAATTCTCGGACCACGCGCCCTTGACCATCGATTACTCATTCGATCTCTGA
- the pyrE gene encoding orotate phosphoribosyltransferase — MVDVGAQTSEQGLLAQEFVRFAVESGVLRFGEFKTKAGRMSPYFFNAGLFDDGRKMGRLAEFYAKALLASGIEFDMVFGPAYKGIPLAATVAVELARRGRNVPFAYNRKEAKSHGEGGTLVGAPLQGRVLIVDDVMSAGTAARESIAIIRAAGATPHAVAIALDRQEKATENGQDVEHSAVQYVRHQLGMQVCTIARLADLLLFLEQNGEEGMRSHHEKVLAYRQRYGVNEG, encoded by the coding sequence ATGGTGGATGTAGGCGCGCAAACCTCTGAGCAGGGCCTGCTGGCGCAGGAGTTTGTACGTTTTGCCGTTGAGTCGGGCGTGCTGCGTTTTGGTGAATTCAAGACCAAGGCGGGGCGCATGAGCCCCTATTTCTTTAATGCCGGTCTGTTTGACGACGGCCGCAAGATGGGCCGACTCGCAGAATTCTATGCAAAAGCCCTGCTGGCCAGCGGCATTGAATTCGACATGGTCTTTGGCCCTGCCTACAAGGGGATTCCCCTGGCGGCCACGGTCGCGGTGGAACTGGCGCGGCGAGGGCGCAACGTGCCGTTTGCCTACAACCGCAAGGAAGCCAAAAGTCACGGGGAAGGGGGAACCCTGGTGGGCGCACCGCTCCAGGGGCGCGTGCTGATTGTGGACGACGTCATGTCGGCCGGCACCGCCGCGCGCGAGTCCATCGCCATCATCCGCGCCGCTGGCGCCACGCCGCATGCGGTGGCCATTGCGCTGGACCGGCAGGAAAAAGCCACAGAGAATGGTCAGGATGTAGAGCACAGCGCCGTGCAGTACGTGCGCCATCAATTGGGCATGCAAGTGTGCACCATTGCGCGGTTGGCAGACTTATTGCTCTTCCTTGAGCAAAATGGGGAAGAGGGGATGCGCTCCCACCACGAAAAGGTGCTGGCCTATCGCCAGCGTTATGGCGTTAACGAGGGGTAA
- a CDS encoding DUF4124 domain-containing protein has protein sequence MGVVMLATVGTEAAWAQASPAASIYTCVDRNGRRLTADRPIPECLDREQRELSPSGLTRRQIGPSLTEHERAAQEVQRRKEVEARNREIEERRRERVLTARYPDKAAHDVERFAAIQLVDDVTATAEKRMAELKEQRKAMDVEMEFYKRDPAKAPMSLRRKIAENEEGIAEQMRFIAGQDQEKRRVHQRFDLELAQLRKLWESQRAPLTTDTASSPAR, from the coding sequence ATGGGCGTGGTGATGTTGGCGACCGTCGGCACCGAAGCGGCGTGGGCGCAGGCGTCGCCTGCCGCGAGCATCTACACGTGCGTGGACCGCAATGGGCGCCGACTCACCGCCGACCGGCCGATTCCGGAATGCCTTGACCGCGAACAGCGCGAGCTGAGTCCGTCGGGCCTTACGCGCCGTCAGATCGGCCCCTCGCTCACCGAACACGAGCGTGCCGCCCAGGAAGTGCAGCGCCGCAAGGAAGTCGAGGCGCGCAACCGCGAAATCGAAGAGCGCCGCCGCGAGCGCGTGCTGACCGCCCGCTACCCCGACAAGGCGGCCCACGATGTGGAGCGTTTTGCCGCCATTCAGCTGGTGGATGACGTCACCGCCACCGCCGAGAAACGCATGGCCGAGCTGAAAGAGCAGCGCAAGGCCATGGACGTGGAGATGGAGTTCTACAAACGCGACCCTGCCAAGGCGCCCATGTCGCTGCGTCGCAAGATCGCCGAGAACGAGGAGGGCATTGCGGAGCAGATGCGCTTCATCGCGGGCCAGGACCAGGAAAAGCGGCGGGTCCACCAGCGGTTTGATCTTGAACTGGCCCAACTGCGCAAACTGTGGGAGTCACAACGCGCACCATTGACGACCGATACGGCGTCTTCACCGGCCCGATGA
- the gatB gene encoding Asp-tRNA(Asn)/Glu-tRNA(Gln) amidotransferase subunit GatB yields the protein MSVKLIQGYEVVIGFETHTQLATQSKIFSRASTAFGAEPNTQACAVDLALPGTLPVMNREAVACAIRLGLALGSHIAPVSIFARKNYFYPDLPKGYQISQFEIPVVQGGEVEFFLGDQKKTVKLVRAHLEEDAGKSLHEDSALGGGGQSGIDLNRAGTPLLEIVTEPDMRSSEEAVAYAKELHKIVTWIGICDGNMQEGSFRCDANVSVRKPGGPLGTRREIKNLNSFKFMQQAIDYEIRWQIEQIEDGHTIQQATVLFDPDTGETRAMRTKEDAADYRYFPDPDLPPLHISEAWVQEERALMAELPRTMAARFVADYGLPEYDATTLTQSKAMAAYFEAAAKTCGQAKLVSNWVMGEVSRRLNLGEIGIEHAPVTSAQLATLIGRIADGTISNNAAKQVFDALWTGESSDVDAVIESKGLKQMNDSGALEKIIDEVIAANADNVAQFRAGKDKAFNALVGQIMKASKGKANPAQVNELLRAKLSA from the coding sequence ATGTCTGTGAAACTGATTCAGGGGTACGAAGTCGTCATCGGCTTTGAGACCCACACCCAGCTCGCCACCCAGAGCAAAATTTTCAGCCGCGCCAGCACTGCATTTGGTGCGGAGCCCAACACGCAGGCCTGCGCCGTGGACCTGGCTTTGCCCGGCACCTTGCCCGTGATGAACCGCGAGGCCGTGGCCTGCGCCATTCGGCTGGGGCTGGCGCTGGGCTCGCACATTGCGCCCGTGAGCATTTTTGCCCGCAAGAACTATTTCTACCCCGATCTGCCCAAGGGCTACCAGATCAGCCAGTTCGAGATCCCCGTGGTGCAAGGCGGCGAAGTCGAATTCTTCCTCGGCGACCAAAAGAAAACCGTGAAGCTGGTGCGTGCGCACCTGGAAGAAGACGCGGGCAAGTCATTGCACGAAGACTCTGCCCTCGGTGGAGGGGGCCAATCGGGCATCGACCTGAACCGCGCAGGCACGCCCTTGCTGGAGATCGTGACCGAGCCTGACATGCGCAGCAGCGAAGAGGCGGTGGCCTATGCCAAAGAGCTGCACAAGATCGTGACCTGGATCGGGATCTGCGACGGCAACATGCAGGAAGGCAGCTTCCGCTGTGACGCCAACGTGTCGGTGCGCAAACCGGGCGGCCCGCTGGGCACACGCCGAGAGATCAAGAACCTGAACTCGTTCAAGTTCATGCAGCAGGCCATCGACTACGAGATCCGCTGGCAGATCGAGCAGATTGAAGACGGGCACACGATCCAGCAAGCTACCGTGCTGTTCGACCCCGACACGGGCGAGACGCGGGCGATGCGCACCAAGGAAGACGCTGCCGACTACCGCTACTTCCCCGACCCGGACCTGCCGCCGCTGCACATCTCCGAAGCCTGGGTGCAAGAAGAGCGTGCGCTGATGGCCGAGCTGCCCCGCACCATGGCCGCACGTTTTGTGGCGGACTACGGCCTGCCTGAATACGACGCCACCACCCTCACGCAAAGCAAGGCGATGGCGGCATATTTCGAGGCTGCGGCCAAGACCTGCGGACAAGCCAAGCTGGTCAGCAACTGGGTCATGGGCGAGGTATCGCGCCGCCTGAACTTGGGAGAGATCGGCATTGAGCACGCCCCGGTCACGTCCGCACAACTGGCCACACTGATCGGCCGCATTGCCGACGGCACGATCTCCAACAACGCAGCCAAGCAGGTGTTTGATGCGCTGTGGACTGGCGAGTCGAGCGACGTGGATGCCGTCATCGAATCCAAGGGCCTCAAGCAGATGAACGACTCCGGCGCGCTGGAGAAGATCATCGACGAGGTGATTGCCGCCAACGCCGACAACGTGGCGCAATTCCGTGCGGGCAAGGACAAGGCGTTCAACGCCCTGGTCGGCCAGATCATGAAAGCCAGCAAAGGCAAGGCCAACCCGGCGCAGGTCAACGAGCTGCTGCGTGCCAAGTTGAGCGCCTGA
- the gatA gene encoding Asp-tRNA(Asn)/Glu-tRNA(Gln) amidotransferase subunit GatA, translated as MSTTTTKALHDLSVAALATGLRDKQFSAVEAAQHFLARAHAHNHLGAYVALNEEATLSQAKAADARIAAGTAGALEGVPIAHKDIFVTRGFPSTAGSKMLAGYQSPFDATVVTKLADAGAVTLGKLNCDEFAMGSSNENSAVAPVGFDAPAPVRNPWDTNRIPGGSSGGSAVAVAARLAPAVTGTDTGGSIRQPASFCGITGIKPTYGRASRYGMIAFASSLDQAGPMARSAEDCALLLSAMCGPDPDRDSTSLDVPADNFSAKLNDSIEGLRIGIPAEFFGEGLAPDVRAAVDATLKEYEKLGAQLVPITLPRTELSIPVYYIIAPAEASSNLSRFDGVKFGHRAKDYTDLVDMYKKTRAEGFGDEVKRRIMIGAYVLSHGYYDAYYLQAQKIRRMIADDFQNAFKACDVIAGPVAPTVAWKLGEHGNDPLADYLADIFTLPASLAGLPGMSVPAGFGEGNMPVGLQLIGNYFQEARLLNAAHRLQQATDFHLRSPL; from the coding sequence ATGAGCACTACAACGACCAAAGCCCTGCACGATCTGAGCGTTGCCGCACTGGCAACCGGTCTGCGCGACAAGCAGTTTTCTGCCGTGGAGGCCGCCCAGCACTTTCTGGCCCGCGCCCATGCCCACAACCATCTGGGCGCCTATGTCGCCCTGAACGAAGAAGCGACACTGAGCCAGGCCAAGGCAGCGGACGCCCGCATCGCCGCAGGCACCGCGGGCGCGCTGGAAGGCGTGCCGATTGCCCACAAGGACATCTTCGTCACGCGCGGCTTCCCCAGCACAGCAGGCTCCAAAATGCTGGCGGGGTACCAATCTCCCTTCGATGCCACCGTGGTGACCAAGCTCGCCGACGCGGGCGCCGTGACACTGGGCAAGCTCAACTGTGATGAGTTCGCCATGGGCTCCTCCAACGAGAACTCGGCCGTCGCCCCCGTGGGTTTTGATGCACCCGCCCCGGTGCGCAACCCCTGGGACACGAACCGCATCCCCGGCGGCTCCTCCGGCGGCAGCGCGGTGGCGGTGGCCGCGCGCCTCGCGCCCGCCGTGACCGGCACCGACACCGGCGGCTCCATCCGCCAACCCGCCTCGTTTTGCGGCATCACCGGCATCAAGCCCACCTATGGCCGCGCCAGCCGCTACGGCATGATCGCTTTCGCCTCCAGCCTGGACCAAGCCGGCCCCATGGCCCGCAGCGCCGAAGATTGCGCACTGCTCTTGTCCGCGATGTGCGGCCCCGATCCAGACCGCGATTCCACGTCGCTCGACGTGCCTGCCGATAACTTCAGCGCCAAGCTCAATGACAGCATCGAAGGCCTGCGCATTGGCATCCCCGCCGAATTCTTCGGCGAAGGCCTGGCGCCCGATGTGCGCGCTGCGGTCGATGCCACCCTGAAGGAATACGAAAAGCTCGGCGCCCAACTCGTGCCCATCACGCTGCCGCGCACCGAGCTGTCCATCCCGGTCTACTACATCATCGCGCCGGCCGAGGCCTCGTCCAACCTGAGCCGCTTCGACGGCGTGAAGTTCGGCCACCGCGCCAAGGACTACACCGACCTGGTGGACATGTACAAAAAGACCCGCGCCGAAGGTTTTGGCGACGAGGTCAAGCGCCGCATCATGATCGGCGCCTATGTGCTGAGCCATGGCTACTACGACGCCTACTACCTGCAGGCGCAAAAGATCCGCCGCATGATTGCCGACGACTTCCAGAACGCGTTCAAGGCATGCGATGTGATTGCGGGCCCTGTGGCGCCCACCGTGGCCTGGAAGCTGGGCGAGCATGGCAACGACCCGCTGGCCGACTACCTGGCCGATATCTTCACGCTGCCCGCGTCGCTGGCCGGCCTGCCCGGCATGAGCGTGCCAGCGGGCTTCGGCGAAGGCAACATGCCTGTGGGTTTGCAACTGATTGGCAACTACTTTCAGGAAGCCAGGCTGCTGAATGCCGCGCATCGTCTGCAGCAGGCGACCGACTTTCATCTGCGCAGCCCGCTCTAA
- the gatC gene encoding Asp-tRNA(Asn)/Glu-tRNA(Gln) amidotransferase subunit GatC, with amino-acid sequence MALTPQDIGRIANLARLELTPSESERMLTQLNGFFDIVEQMRAVDTSGITPLAHPVATIQDVALRLREDVASEPNQREANQQSAPAVERGLFLVPKVIE; translated from the coding sequence ATGGCATTGACCCCCCAGGACATCGGCCGCATTGCCAACTTGGCACGGCTTGAGCTGACACCCTCCGAAAGTGAGCGCATGCTAACCCAGCTCAATGGCTTCTTTGACATCGTGGAACAGATGCGGGCTGTGGATACCTCGGGCATTACGCCCCTAGCACACCCCGTTGCGACCATTCAGGATGTGGCCTTGCGACTGCGCGAGGACGTGGCCAGCGAGCCCAATCAGCGTGAAGCGAACCAGCAAAGCGCACCTGCTGTCGAGCGCGGCCTGTTCCTTGTGCCCAAAGTGATCGAGTGA
- a CDS encoding rod shape-determining protein: MFGAFRRYFSTDLAIDLGTANTLIFARDKGIVLDEPSVVAIRHEGGPHGKKVIQAVGHEAKAMLGKVPGNIEAIRPMKDGVIADFVITEQMIKQFIKMVHPRTLFTPSPRIIICVPCGSTQVERRAIKDAAEAAGATAVYLIEEPMAAGIGAGLPVSEASGSMVVDIGGGTTEVGVISLGGMVYKGSVRVGGDKFDEAIISYIRRNYGMLIGEPTAEAIKKNIGSAFPGSEVREMEVKGRNLSEGVPRSFTISSNEVLEALTDPLNQIVSAVKNALEQTPPELGADISDRGMMLTGGGALLRDLDRLLAEETGLPVLVAEDPLTCVVRGCGIALERMDRLGSIFTSE, encoded by the coding sequence ATGTTCGGAGCTTTCCGTCGGTATTTCTCCACCGACCTTGCCATTGACCTTGGCACAGCCAACACCCTCATCTTCGCCCGCGACAAAGGCATTGTGCTTGATGAGCCCTCTGTCGTCGCCATCCGCCACGAAGGCGGGCCCCATGGCAAAAAGGTCATCCAGGCCGTAGGCCATGAGGCCAAGGCGATGCTGGGCAAGGTGCCCGGCAATATCGAAGCCATCCGGCCCATGAAGGATGGCGTGATTGCCGACTTCGTGATCACCGAGCAGATGATCAAACAGTTCATCAAGATGGTGCACCCGCGCACGCTGTTCACCCCCAGCCCGCGCATCATCATCTGCGTGCCCTGCGGCTCCACCCAGGTCGAGCGCCGTGCCATCAAGGATGCCGCAGAAGCTGCTGGCGCCACGGCGGTTTATTTGATCGAAGAACCCATGGCTGCTGGTATTGGCGCGGGCCTCCCCGTGTCGGAAGCCTCGGGCTCCATGGTCGTTGACATTGGCGGCGGCACCACGGAAGTGGGCGTGATCTCGCTGGGCGGCATGGTCTACAAGGGCAGCGTCCGCGTTGGTGGCGACAAGTTCGACGAAGCCATCATCAGCTACATCCGCCGCAACTACGGCATGCTGATTGGTGAGCCCACGGCCGAAGCCATCAAGAAGAACATCGGCTCTGCTTTCCCCGGCTCCGAAGTGCGCGAGATGGAAGTCAAGGGCCGCAACCTCAGCGAAGGGGTGCCGCGCAGCTTCACCATCAGCTCCAACGAGGTGCTGGAAGCGCTGACTGATCCTTTGAATCAGATCGTATCTGCGGTGAAGAACGCGCTGGAACAAACGCCCCCCGAGCTCGGCGCCGACATTTCTGACCGCGGCATGATGTTGACCGGTGGTGGTGCGCTGCTGCGCGACCTGGACCGCCTGCTGGCCGAAGAAACGGGCCTGCCCGTGTTGGTGGCCGAAGACCCGCTGACCTGCGTGGTGCGTGGGTGTGGCATTGCGCTAGAGCGCATGGACCGCCTGGGCAGCATCTTCACCAGCGAATAA
- the mreC gene encoding rod shape-determining protein MreC, translating to MSLGTLERSAPPFFKQGPSALARLAMFTALAVFLMVADARFQLTSPFRQAVATVLYPVQWLMLKPVEFATHGAGYFQSLQAAQDDLDTARRKMTLMGQRANQAEQLVMENARLRKLLALRDRLETSAQAAEVVYDTADPFTRRVVLDRGQMGGVELGAPVMDEAGVLGQVTRVFPLVSEVTLLIDRDQAIPVLNVRTGVRGVAYGDPVAGHAGGMELRFMPANADIREEDLLTTSGVDGLYPPGLPVARVVRVERSADSAFARIYCVPLAQVQGARHVVVLKPLGDTGLPRPESVPPLQAARKGARK from the coding sequence ATGTCACTGGGGACCCTTGAGCGCAGCGCTCCGCCTTTTTTCAAGCAGGGCCCGTCGGCCCTGGCACGTTTGGCCATGTTCACTGCGCTGGCCGTATTCCTGATGGTGGCAGATGCCCGGTTTCAGCTCACCAGCCCGTTTCGGCAGGCTGTAGCCACGGTGCTATACCCCGTGCAGTGGCTCATGCTCAAGCCGGTAGAGTTCGCAACCCACGGGGCAGGCTATTTCCAGTCGCTGCAAGCGGCACAGGACGATCTCGACACGGCCCGCAGGAAGATGACTTTGATGGGGCAGCGCGCCAACCAAGCCGAGCAGCTGGTCATGGAGAACGCCCGTCTGCGCAAGTTGCTGGCGCTGCGCGACCGCCTGGAGACTTCCGCACAGGCTGCGGAAGTTGTCTATGACACTGCCGACCCTTTCACTCGCCGCGTGGTTCTGGACCGCGGGCAAATGGGTGGCGTGGAGCTTGGGGCGCCCGTCATGGACGAGGCGGGGGTGCTGGGGCAAGTGACGCGCGTTTTTCCGCTCGTGAGCGAAGTCACCCTGTTGATTGATCGCGATCAGGCTATTCCTGTGTTGAACGTACGCACTGGCGTGCGGGGTGTTGCTTACGGTGACCCCGTGGCCGGGCATGCTGGCGGAATGGAGCTGCGTTTCATGCCCGCCAATGCCGATATCCGAGAAGAAGATTTGCTCACCACCAGTGGCGTGGACGGCTTGTACCCGCCCGGACTTCCGGTGGCGCGGGTTGTGCGTGTCGAACGCAGTGCTGATTCCGCCTTCGCCCGCATCTATTGCGTGCCACTGGCGCAGGTGCAGGGGGCGCGCCACGTGGTGGTGCTCAAACCGCTGGGAGATACGGGATTGCCACGCCCAGAATCTGTACCACCGCTACAGGCCGCCAGGAAGGGGGCGCGTAAATGA
- the mreD gene encoding rod shape-determining protein MreD encodes MIMPRGEPLLLPVNPAFIWVSLVMGLAINMVPLGRIVWMPDLLMVLLVFWCVQQPLRIGMGAAFVLGLCMDVSQSALLGQHALSYTVLSFGAVAARRRLLWFSVPSQALQLLPLFALAHAVELLLRWASGGIFPGLWGFMAPLLESLLWPLASWVLLAPQRRPPDSDQNRPL; translated from the coding sequence ATGATCATGCCGCGTGGTGAACCCCTGCTGCTGCCGGTCAACCCGGCATTCATCTGGGTCAGTCTGGTGATGGGGCTGGCCATCAATATGGTGCCACTCGGGCGCATCGTCTGGATGCCCGATCTGCTCATGGTGCTGCTCGTTTTTTGGTGTGTGCAGCAGCCCCTGCGCATTGGCATGGGGGCGGCGTTTGTGTTGGGGCTTTGCATGGACGTGAGCCAGTCGGCATTGCTGGGTCAGCATGCGCTGTCTTACACGGTGTTGTCCTTTGGTGCCGTGGCGGCACGCCGACGCCTGCTGTGGTTCAGTGTGCCATCGCAAGCGCTGCAATTGCTGCCGCTCTTTGCGCTGGCGCACGCCGTGGAGCTATTACTGCGTTGGGCCTCGGGGGGCATATTTCCGGGGCTGTGGGGTTTTATGGCACCGTTGCTGGAGTCGTTGCTTTGGCCGTTGGCCAGCTGGGTGCTGTTGGCGCCCCAGCGTCGTCCACCCGACAGCGATCAAAACCGCCCCTTGTGA